The genomic stretch TTAAAGGTCCGACACTCTTCTGAATAGTATCGATGGCACGAGGCGACCTCGAGGATAATCGATGCCACCAAGTGGTGTAAGCCTGACCTATCTTTGAATCGTTCTAGAAGTGACCAGAATCGACCAGAATCGACCATACAAACCAGACTCAAGCCCTGCGCCTGGAAACCAGCTACGAAAGTTTTGGAGCAAAGCACATGAGATTGTTGGAGCCAAATAATTCGAAAATAAACATTAGAGTACTTCTGCCGTTAAATTAGAGGAATAAGAAAACGTTTCCTTTCTCgttattatttttttcattctctaTAGTGGTTTCAGTCTttagaaaaagaaggaacgACGTGTCAGCCAGGGTGATCATTCTTTCAAGTGTCTAGGGAGATATGGCGACGTATGCGTTGAAGTTGTACACTCCTGGCCGGCTCTCGAATCTGTACGCCATTGGGTTACACACCACAACAGTCTTGTTATCGCGAATTAGGGACACCTTCATACCCTCGTCTGCTTTGAGTTCAAAGGAAAGCTTGGTCACGCCGGCCTTAACGTCGTAATTCTTCTTGTCTGCGCTGTTCTCATTTGTGTAAACCGAGATCCTAGCGGGAGCGGTCGCAAATACTACAATCCAGGCAGTATCATCCGTCTGCATGTATTCACGCATCGTCAGTTATCATAGTACCCGCTGTactatcaaatatgtatgcTTACCAATTCCCAGTTGTTTGGACGAGGGACTGGGTCTGCAGACGTTGCGTGCTTTGGGTGAGGTCGCGCCCACATGAAGACTCTGTCCTTGGTTATGGCAGGGTATTTCCCAGTTTGGAACGCTTTGGTATAATATTGAGTCAGAGGCAACCAAGCTTCATGAGGGTAACCGTCGACCCATGCTTGAGAGTTGGGTTGGGCGCCCTACGAAAGTCAAAAGAAATTACGATGATGACCAGTTAAAAGGAATACCTTAATGGGTCCAATGTAGTGAGATTCGCCATAGTCTAAAAACGTATTTTCTTGTGAATTTATATTAGCAACGACGGAAAGATTGCATTTTACCATTCCATGATATAATTTGAGCGATGTCGATGTTATCTCGCATCGAAATTAACTGTTCCCATCGCCGAACGTAGAGCCAGTCGTCCCCACGATATATCCACTAAACGCTATTTGTGAGAATTATCGTTAGGACAAAGAAACCTTGGACGCACGTTCTTATTCCAGGAATTGACACCATAATGCtaaggaggaagaaaaaagttaAAATATATGGGATGGAGAGGAAGATATGACCTTACTGTAAAAAACCAGGGGGATACTGCTGCCATAAAGGTACGGCCACCAGAAAGGTTCTGTAAATGTGACTGGTCGGAATCAAGGGAGGGATTTTCTATTTCGTGACGTGGTGAGCCGGCATGCAAGTGGATGGGCCATCCACCATTCCACTACATTATAACCAAAAGGTTACTTATATGTGATGTATCGAAGTGGCTTATCACTGACATTGAAGGCGCCATCCATAGCGGAAATACCATGATAGCGCGATGGATTGATGAAGAAAGACGGAATGAAGTAGATCTTATAGATATGACGTCcgtgaaaaaaaagaccAAACCAGAAGGAGAAGAACTTACCGGGACAATTTTACTGAGCTCCGATTTTACGTATGCCC from Psilocybe cubensis strain MGC-MH-2018 chromosome 2, whole genome shotgun sequence encodes the following:
- a CDS encoding Glucan endo-1,3-alpha-glucosidase agn1, with the protein product MSNSTKPMETTSSKADSPSKVQRALGFFRTGVRPESKGYQWTANTTPVEQRDVKIDDPAVVDEEVATSATRNYVFAHFMVGNTYPYTIDDWYQDIKLAASYNIDGFVLNVGREDWQRQRCADCFAASKRLPESTNFKFFFSFDMTSIPGGSSDDVWIFREYISANYKSPRMFRHPRTNGVVVSTFSGENNSFGRGSMENGWAYVKSELSKIVPIYFIPSFFINPSRYHGISAMDGAFNWNGGWPIHLHAGSPRHEIENPSLDSDQSHLQNLSGGRTFMAAVSPWFFTHYGVNSWNKNWIYRGDDWLYVRRWEQLISMRDNIDIAQIISWNDYGESHYIGPIKGAQPNSQAWVDGYPHEAWLPLTQYYTKAFQTGKYPAITKDRVFMWARPHPKHATSADPVPRPNNWELTDDTAWIVVFATAPARISVYTNENSADKKNYDVKAGVTKLSFELKADEGMKVSLIRDNKTVVVCNPMAYRFESRPGVYNFNAYVAISP